Proteins encoded by one window of Candidatus Sumerlaea chitinivorans:
- a CDS encoding Lipid A export ATP-binding/permease protein MsbA codes for MAYSSLYHGLRPYLRKHWWRITGGVLLLVGANYYQVRVAAVVGQASDAIKLGSANARDFVNYALWVVGFTLILAVCRLFMRLLIVGASRDIEYRFRNDIYEKLLRLPPSYYDHQRTGDLISKVTNDVEAVRMVLGPGVLQFSNSAILFPIAIFQMLRIDPLLTVVAMLPMAALPFVVNYYGNRIHQRFRRVQDHYSVISAMVQENLAGVRVVKAFCQEEPQIRLFDQLNDEYVRRNMSLAKIQSAFFPMLHTIAGVAVVVLLWAGASHVVTGRITVGRLVEFSLIQLMLFWPMMAFGWTVSLLQRGAASMERIREVMVLEDDPALGSRAGRVSLPQDSSVEFRNLTFRYTPDRPPALRGITLKVPAGSSLGVVGPTGSGKSTLALLIAKIYPTPPGQLFVGGADVCEIPATELRKRLGIVFQEPFLFSDTIANNIAFGAPTATREQIIEVARLAHIAHEIEQFPHGYDTMLGERGINLSGGQKQRTALARAILRDPEILILDDALSAVDTETEARIIESLREIMRQRTTIVIAHRISAVMHCDNIIVLDGGEIVEQGNHEALLALGGLYARLYEKQQLADSLEREVG; via the coding sequence ATGGCCTACTCAAGCCTCTATCATGGTTTGCGACCTTACCTGCGGAAGCACTGGTGGCGTATCACGGGTGGCGTCCTGCTTTTGGTGGGAGCAAACTACTATCAGGTCCGCGTTGCCGCGGTGGTGGGGCAGGCCTCAGACGCCATCAAGCTGGGAAGCGCGAACGCTCGGGATTTTGTCAACTACGCCTTGTGGGTTGTTGGCTTTACTCTGATCTTGGCTGTGTGTCGTCTTTTCATGCGATTGCTCATTGTGGGGGCCTCGCGCGATATCGAATACCGCTTTCGTAACGACATCTATGAAAAGCTACTCCGGCTGCCTCCGAGCTACTACGATCACCAGCGGACAGGGGATTTAATTAGCAAAGTCACGAATGACGTGGAAGCGGTGCGGATGGTGCTGGGGCCTGGGGTTTTGCAGTTTTCCAACTCTGCCATCCTCTTTCCAATCGCGATCTTTCAAATGCTTCGCATCGATCCTCTTCTGACAGTTGTGGCGATGCTTCCTATGGCCGCGCTGCCATTTGTCGTCAACTATTACGGGAACCGAATCCATCAGCGTTTTCGGCGGGTTCAGGATCATTATTCGGTGATTAGCGCGATGGTCCAAGAAAACCTTGCTGGGGTACGGGTGGTAAAAGCCTTTTGCCAAGAGGAGCCTCAAATCCGTCTTTTCGATCAGCTCAACGATGAGTACGTGCGGCGGAATATGAGCCTTGCGAAGATTCAATCCGCCTTCTTCCCAATGTTGCACACGATTGCGGGTGTGGCAGTGGTCGTCCTCCTCTGGGCCGGTGCGAGCCACGTGGTAACGGGGCGAATCACCGTCGGACGCCTTGTGGAGTTTTCGCTGATTCAGCTCATGTTGTTCTGGCCGATGATGGCGTTTGGCTGGACGGTGAGCTTGCTGCAGCGGGGCGCCGCCTCTATGGAACGCATCCGCGAGGTGATGGTGTTGGAGGATGACCCTGCGTTAGGGTCTCGTGCCGGACGAGTCTCCTTGCCTCAGGACTCCTCGGTGGAGTTTCGCAACCTGACGTTTCGCTATACTCCGGATCGTCCGCCTGCTCTACGGGGCATTACGCTTAAAGTCCCAGCGGGCTCTTCGTTGGGAGTCGTGGGACCAACTGGCAGTGGCAAATCCACTCTTGCGTTATTGATCGCAAAGATATACCCAACACCCCCCGGTCAGCTTTTTGTTGGGGGAGCGGACGTGTGTGAAATTCCCGCCACGGAGCTTCGCAAGCGCCTCGGGATTGTGTTTCAGGAACCTTTCCTTTTCAGCGATACGATCGCGAATAACATAGCCTTCGGGGCGCCTACGGCGACTCGCGAGCAAATCATCGAAGTCGCACGACTGGCCCACATTGCGCACGAGATCGAGCAGTTCCCCCACGGCTACGACACAATGCTTGGGGAGCGTGGCATTAATTTGTCCGGTGGGCAGAAGCAGCGAACTGCGCTGGCGCGGGCCATTCTGCGCGATCCGGAGATACTCATCCTCGACGATGCACTGTCGGCGGTGGACACGGAAACCGAAGCGCGCATCATCGAGTCGCTTCGCGAAATCATGCGTCAGCGCACCACCATCGTGATCGCGCACCGCATCTCCGCGGTGATGCACTGCGACAATATCATTGTGCTCGATGGCGGAGAGATTGTCGAGCAAGGAAACCATGAGGCTTTGCTTGCGTTAGGGGGGCTGTATGCGCGATTGTATGAGAAGCAGCAATTAGCTGATAGCTTGGAGCGGGAAGTAGGATGA